The Pongo abelii isolate AG06213 chromosome 20, NHGRI_mPonAbe1-v2.0_pri, whole genome shotgun sequence genome window below encodes:
- the LILRA2 gene encoding leukocyte immunoglobulin-like receptor subfamily A member 2 isoform X3 produces MTPILTVLICLGLSLGPRIHAQAGILPKPTLWAEPGSVITQGSPVTLRCQGSLQAEEYHLYRENKSASWVRWIQEPGKNGQFPIPSINLEHAGRYRCQYYSHNHSSEYSDPLELVMTGAYSKPTLSALPRPVVTSEGNVTLQCGSQVAFDGFILCKEGEDEHPQRLNSHSHARGWSWAVFFVGPVSPSRRWSYRCYGYDSRSPYVWSLPSDLLELLVPGVSKKPSLSVQPGPVVAPGESLTLQCGSDVGYDRFVLYKEGERDFLQSPGPQPQAGLSQANFTLGPVSHSHGGQYRCYGAHNLSSEWSAPSDPLDILIAGQIYDRVSLLVQPGPTVASGENVTLLCQSQEWMHTFLLTKEGAAHPLLRLRSQHQAQQNQAEFPMGPATSAHAGTYRCYSSLSSNPYLLSLPSDPLELVVSEPLSMSPSPTPAGSLGHLKTREEAARASVGSDCGEAGVHPRHAPLERSTSAVGATHMAPPVLTWRPLCSGHP; encoded by the exons ATGACACCCATCCTCACAGTCCTGATCTGTCTCG GGCTGAGTCTGGGCCCCAGGATCCACGCGCAGGCAG GGATCCTCCCCAAGCCCACCCTCTGGGCTGAGCCAGGCTCTGTGATTACCCAGGGGAGTCCCGTGACCCTCAGGTGTCAGGGGAGCCTTCAGGCTGAGGAGTACCATCTGTATAGGGAAAACAAATCAGCATCCTGGGTTAGATGGATACAAGAGCCTGGGAAGAATGGCCAGTTCCCCATCCCATCCATCAACTTGGAACACGCAGGACGGTATCGCTGTCAGTACTACAGCCACAATCACTCATCAGAGTACAGCGACCCCCTGGAGCTGGTGATGACAG GAGCCTATAGCAAACCCACCCTCTCAGCCCTGCCCAGACCTGTGGTGACCTCAGAAGGGAATGTGACCCTCCAGTGTGGCTCACAGGTGGCATTTGACGGCTTCATTCTGTGTAAGGAAGGAGAAGATGAACACCCACAACGACTGAACTCCCATTCCCATGCCCGTGGGTGGTCCTGGGCCGTCTTCTTCGTGGGCCCTGTGAGCCCGAGTCGCAGGTGGTCATACAGGTGCTATGGTTATGACTCACGCTCTCCCTATGTGTGGTCTTTACCCAGTGATCTCCTGGAGCTCCTGGTCCCAG GTGTTTCTAAGAAGCCATCACTCTCAGTGCAGCCGGGTCCTGTCGTGGCCCCTGGGGAGAGCCTGACCCTCCAGTGTGGCTCTGATGTCGGCTATGACAGATTTGTTCTGTATAAAGAGGGAGAACGTGACTTCCTTCAGAGCCCTGGCCCACAGCCACAGGCTGGGCTCTCCCAGGCCAACTTCACCCTGGGCCCTGTGAGCCACTCCCACGGGGGCCAGTACAGATGTTACGGTGCACACAACCTCTCCTCCGAGTGGTCGGCCCCCAGTGACCCCCTGGACATCCTGATCGCAG GACAGATCtatgacagagtctccctcttggTGCAGCCGGGCCCCACAGTGGCCTCAGGAGAGAACGTGACCCTGCTGTGTCAGTCACAGGAATGGATGCACACTTTCCTTCTGACCAAGGAGGGGGCAGCCCATCCCCTGCTGCGTCTGCGATCACAGCACCAAGCTCAGCAGAACCAGGCTGAATTCCCCATGGGTCCTGCGACCTCAGCCCACGCGGGGACCTACAGATGCTACAGCTCACTCAGCTCCAACCCGTACCTGCTGTCTCTCCCCAGTGACCCCCTGGAGCTCGTGGTCTCAG AGCCCCTGAGTATGAGCCCTTCACCCACACCTGCGGGGTCCCTGGGCCATCTCAAGACAAGAGAGGAGGCTGCTCGGGCCTCGGTGGGATCTGACTGTGGTGAGGCTGGAGTCCACCCCAGACATGCTCCTTTAGAGAGAAGCACCTCAGCTGTGGGTGCCACTCACATGGCCCCTCCTGTGCTCACCTGGAGGCCTCTGTGCTCAGGGCACCCCTGA